The window CCGAGACCGCAAGGAAGTTGCCGGGACGGAATCGATCACCGACTCCCGGAGCGACCAGGGTCAGATGGCGAAACGCCCCGACCGACTTGTTGGTCAGGATGCGGGCCTGGACGTGCACGGGCGTCAGGGCGGTGTCGGTCACGGGCTGGGTCTCATTCGTGGGAGTTCACCTCAGGGCACCCGCGATGCGGCGCGCCCAGAGGGGACCGCCGTAGACGAACCCGGAGTACGCCTGCACCAGCGTGGCCCCCGCATCGAGACGGACTCGAGCATCCTCGGGCGTGCTGATGCCGCCGACGCCGATCAGGGTCAGATCTTCGGGAACGTGTTGTCTGAGAAGTTCGAGCACGGCCAGTGCCCGGTCACGCACGGGTGCACCTGACAGGCCGCCGGCACCGAGCCTGGCAACCTCGTCCTCGGGGGTGAGCAGTCCGTCACGGCTGATCGTGGTGTTGGTCGCGATGATGCCGTCGAGGTGAGTGTCGGTGGCGAGTTGGGCCACCTCGATGACGTCTTCATCGGCGAGGTCGGGAGCGATCTTGACCAACAGCGGGACGCGGCTCGGCGTCACCTGGTCGGCCCGCTTTCGTACGCTCGCCAGCAGCGGCCCGAGCCGGTCCACTGCCTGGAGCGAGCGCAAACCGGGCGTATTGGGGCTGGACACGTTGACCACGAGATAGTCGGCGAAGGGCGCCAGCAGACCCGTGCTCTTCTCGTAGTCCGCCTCGACGGCTGCCTGGTCGTCCTCGGGTACGACCTTGGACTTGCCGATATTGATCCCCAGCACCGCCGCGGGGTCATGAACTCTCGTCGAGGGGTCATGAACTCGCAGCGCCCGGGTGGCGAGGCGGCGCGCCACAGCCTCCGCGCCGTCGTTGTTGAACCCCATCCGGTTGACGATCGCGCGATCAGCCGGAAGCCGGAAGAGACGTGGCTTCTCGTTGCCCTGCTGCGGCAGTGCGGTGACGGTGCCGATCTCGACATGGCCGAAGCCCAAGCCGGACAGGGCGTCGATGCCGACAGCGTTCTTGTCGAAGCCGGCGGCCAGACCGAGGCGATTCGGAAATACGATCCCCATCGCCTCGACCGGAGCCCCCGGCTGTGGGAGTCGGCTCAGCACTGGCGCGGCCCGACGGATAGCCGCGAAGCCCAGGTGGTGAGCACGCTCAGGGTCGAGCGGGGTGAAGACCCTGTCGAAGACGCGGTCGTACGCGGTCATGACCCCTCGCTTGAGAACTCATGACCCCTCGGTGGGATCTTGTGACCCCTCGGCGGGAGTTGGTGACCCCTCGGCGTCACTGGCTCGCCCAGTCTTGGAGGGAACGTACGCCGATGTCGCCGGAGATCGCGGCTTCGATGCCTTGTACGGCCGCGGCCAAGCCCTGGACGGTGGTGATGCAGGGGATGTTGGCCTGGATGGAGGCCGTACGGATCTCGTAGCCGTCCGCGCGCGGCGAGCCACCAGAACCACCCCGCGGCGCAGAGCCGTGTGGGGTGTTGACCACCAGGTCGACCTCACCGTCACGGATCAACTCGATCGTGGTCGGCTCCCCCGACGGGCCGAGGCCTTCGTAGTGCTTGCGCACTTCACGAGCGGGAATGCCGTTGCGGCGCAGCACCTCGGCCGTACCCAAGGTCGCGAGCACCTCGAAACCGAGGTCGTGCAATCGCTTGATCGGGAAGATCATGGTGCGCTTGTCGCGGTTGGCCATCGACACGAAGACCCGACCCGAGGTGGGCAGGGAGCCGTACGACGCCGTCTGCGACTTGGCGAAGGCAGTGCCGAAGATCGCGTCGAAGCCCATCACCTCGCCGGTCGAACGCATCTCCGGTCCGAGCACCGTGTCGACCGTCTTGCCGTCGGGAGTACGGAACCGGTTGAACGGCATGACGGCTTCCTTGACCGCGATCGGCGCATCCGCGGGCAGGGTGCCGCCGTCGCCCTCGGCAGCCAGGAGCCCTTCGGCTCGCAACGCCTTGATCGACTCGCCGAGCATCACCCGCGCGGCCGCCTTGGCGAGCGGGATGGCCGTTGCCTTGGACACGAACGGCACGGTGCGCGACGCACGCGGATTGGCCTCCAGCACATAGAGCACGTCGGAGCCGAGGGCGAACTGGATGTTGAGCAGTCCGCGTACGCCCACTCCTCGTGCGATCGCTTCGGTCGCCTCGCGGATGCGCGCGATCTCGGCAGCGCCCAGCGTGATGGGCGGCAGCGCGCAGGCCGAGTCGCCGGAGTGGATGCCGGCCTCCTCGATGTGCTCCATCACGCCTGCGAGATAGAGCTCCTCGCCGTCGAAGAGCGCGTCCACATCGATCTCGACCGCGTCGTCGACGAACCTGTCGACCAGCACCGGGTGCTCGGGACTCACCTCGGTCGCGCGCTGGATGTAGGAGGACAGCGCGTCGTCGTCGTACACGATCTCCATGCCGCGTCCGCCGAGAACGTACGACGGCCGCACCAGCACCGGATAGCCGATTTCAGCCGCGATCACGCGCGCCTCTTCGTACGACGACGCCATCCCGTGCTTGGGAGCGTTCAAACCGGCCTCGGCCAGGACTCGCCCGAACGCACCGCGTTCCTCGGCCAGGTCGATCGCGTGCGGCGAGGTGCCGACGATCGGGACGCCTGCATCCTCAAGTCCGCGCGCCAGACCCAGCGGCGTCTGGCCGCCGAGCTGGCAGATCACACCCGCGATCGGCCCGGCGAGCTTCTCCGCATGCACGACCTCCAGCACATCTTCCAACGTCAGTGGTTCGAAGTAGAGCCGGTCGGAGGTGTCGTAGTCGGTGGAGACGGTCTCGGGGTTGCAGTTGACCATGATCGTGTCGTAGCCCTGACCACCGTTGGCCGACGAGCCTTTGGCCGCCGAGAGCGCCAGCGAGGCGTGTACGCACGAATAGTCGAACTCGATGCCCTGCCCGATCCGGTTCGGACCGGAACCGAGGATGATCACGGCCTCGCGCTCGCGCGCAGTGACCTCGGTCTCCTCGTCGTAGGAGGAGTAGTGATAGGGCGTACGAGCGGCAAACTCGGCCGCGCAAGTATCGACCGTCTTGAAGACCGGCCGGATGCCCAGTGCGTGGCGCACCCCGCGTACGACCGCCTCGGGCAGATCACGCATCTTGCCGATCTGGGCGTCGGAGAAGCCGTGTCGCTTGGCGTGACGCAACAACGCAGGAGTGAGTTCCGCGGCGTTGATCAGGTCCTGCGCCACCTCGTTGATCAGACAGAGCTGGTCGACGAACCACGGATCGATGCCGGTCGCCTCGTGGATCTCCTCAGGTGTCGCCTCGGCTCGAATCGCGTCCATCACGACCCGCAAGCGGCCGTCGAACGGAGTCTTGATCTCGTCGAGCAGCGCCGCCTTGTCGAGGTCGATGTGACGGTGCGACCAGTCGAAGGGGGCGTGCTTGCTCTCCAGCGACCGCAACGCCTTCTGCAACGCCTCGGTGAAGTTGCGACCGATCGCCATCGCCTCGCCAACGCTCTTCATGTGCGTAGTCAGGGTCGGGTCGGCGCCGGGGAACTTCTCGAAGGCGAATCGCGGCACCTTCACCACGACATAGTCGAGCGTGGGCTCGAAAGACGCCGGAGTCTCTGCGGTGATGTCGTTGGGGATCTCGTCCAGGGTGTAGCCGATCGCCACCTTGGCCGCGATCTTGGCGATCGGGAAACCGGTCGCCTTGGAGGCCAGCGCGGACGAACGCGAGACCCGCGGGTTCATCTCGATCACGACGACCCGGCCGTCATCGGGGTTGACCGCGAACTGGATGTTGCACCCACCGGTGTCGACACCCACGGCGCGGATGATGCCCAGCGACAGGTCACGCAGGTGCTGGAACTCACGGTTGGTCAGCGTCATCGCGGGTGCGACGGTGATCGAGTCGCCGGTGTGGACGCCCATCGGGTCGAGATTTTCGATCGAACAGATGATGACGACGTTGTCGGCCTTGTCGCGCATCACCTCGAGTTCGTACTCCTTCCACCCGAGGATCGACTCCTCCAGGAGCACCTCGGTAGTCGGCGACGCGGCGAGTCCCGCTCCGGCGATGATGCGCAGATCGGCTTCGTCGTACGCCAACCCGGAACCCGAGCCACCCATCGTGAAGGAGGGGCGTACGACCACGGGGTAACCGAGCTCTTCTGCGGCGGCGAGCGTGCGCTCGAACGCGACCTTCTCCAGCGCCGCCTTGGGCGTGCCTTCAGGCTCGCCCGCGCCGTTGCAGATGATCGACTTGGCGACCTCGCCCCCGAGGTCCTCGACGATGCGCTTGAAGGACTCTCGGTTCTCGCCGCGGTCGATCGCTTCGATGGACGCGCCGATCAACTCGACGCCGTACTTGTCCAGGACGCCGTTCTTCGCCAGCGCCATCGCCGCGTTGAGCGCGGTCTGGCCGCCCAATGTGGCGAGCAGCGCGTCCGGGCGCTCCTTGGCGATCACCTTCTCCACGAACTCTGGCGTGATCGGCTCGATGTAGGTCGCGTCGGCGAACTCGGGATCGGTCATGATCGTCGCCGGGTTGGAGTTGACCAGGATGACGCGCAGGCCCTCTTCACGCAGCACTCGGCAGGCCTGGGTGCCGCTGTAGTCGAACTCGCAGGCCTGGCCGATCACGATCGGGCCGGAGCCGATCACGAGGACGCTTTGGATGTCGGTGCGCTTGGGCATCAGGCCTCCTCTCCGTCGTGGTTTCGAGACGCCGCCTGCGGCGGCTCCTCAACCACCGGTGGGTCGTCGTGGTTTCGAGACGCCGCCTGCGGCGGCTCCTCAACCACCGGTGGGTCGTCGTGGTTTCGAGACGCCGCACCCTCGGTGGTTGAGGAGCGAGCGCCAGCGAGCGTCTCGAAACCACCCATCAACTCGGTGGTTGAGGAGCGAGCGCCAGCGAGCGTCTCGAAACCACCCATCAACTCGGCGAAGCGGTCGAACAGGTACGCCGCGTCGTGCGGGCCCGCGGCGGCTTCGGGGTGGTACTGCACGCTGAACGCGCGCAACACCCCGTCGTCGGAGCGCAGTTCGAGGCCCTCCACCACGTCGTCGTTGAGGCAGACGTGGCTGACGGTGGCGGTGCCGTACGCCGTCTCGGTGGGCTGGTCGAGCGGCGCGTCGACGGCGAACCCGTGGTTGTGCGCAGTCACCTCGACCTTGCCCGTTGTGCGGTCCAGCACCGGCTGGTTGATGCCGCGGTGGCCGTACTTGAGTTTGTAGGTGCCAAAACCCAGCGCCCGGCCGAACAACTGATTGCCGAAGCAGATCCCGAAGTAGGGCACGCCTGCCTCCAGGGCGCCTTGGATCACCGACACGTCCGCGGTGGCGGGGTCGCCCGGCCCGTTGGAGCAGAAGAGTCCGTCGGGTGACAACGCGAGGACATCGTCGAGGGTGGCGCTCGCGGGCAGCACGTGCGTCTCGATCCCCCGCTCGGCGAGCATCCGCGGAGTGTTGGCCTTGATGCCGAGATCGAGCGCGACGACGGTGAAGCGCTTGTCACCGATGGCCGAGACGACGTACGCCGACTCGGTCGACACCTCCGCCGACAGGTCGGCGCCGTTCATCTCGGCCGACGATCGCACTCTCGCCAGCAGGGCTTCGGGATCGGTCTCGATCGTGGAGATCCCGACCCGCATGGCACCGCGTTCGCGCAGGTGCCGAGTCAGCGCTCGAGTGTCGATCCCGCTGATGCCGACGACACCCTGCGTACGCAACTCGTCGTCGAGAGAACGCCGCGAGCGCCAGTTGGAGGCCAGCCGCGCGGGGTCGCGTACGACGTAGCCGCTGACCCAGATCTTGGAAGATTCGTCGTCCTCGTCGTTCCAGCCGGTATTGCCGACGTGCGGCGCGGTCATCACGACGACCTGGCGGTGATAGGACGGATCGGTGAGCGTCTCCTGATAGCCGGTCATGCCGGTGGAGAACACGGCTTCGCCGAAGGTCTCACCCGCGGCGCCGTAGGCGTCACCACGGAAGGTGCGGCCGTCTTCGAGGACGAGCAGTGCGGGCGCGTGCGAGGACACTCGCGAGCCTCCTTCTCCGCCTCACAGGACGGTGGTTAAAGGATGTTCGAGCACCTGGGACATTAGCAGCGCGATGGACGGGCGGCGCGGGCGGCATCGTGAAATGGACGAGTCTGTCGCGTCGAGTCGCGTGGCGAAAGACTGCCCGGACACTGCGTCAGCCCGCGACCTCCCAGCGCGCGACCATCACGTCGTACGGCGTCGGGTCCGCCACCTCCGGTGGCGTCTGGTTGCGCATCACCATCTCGATTTCAGACTCGTGCGCCCGCAGGCTGATCGACCAGTGCCAGCCGGGCGCGTACTCGTAGGAGACCTCGAACGATCTCGCGTCCCCCGAGCCAGTCAGCAACGTCGCCTCCGGTTGATGCCACCCATCGGTCCAAGCCACCCGGAGAGCGCCGTCCTCCGCAGGCTTGCCTACCAAGATCGCGCCGGTCTGACCACCGTCATCGGCATGGGTCCAGCCATAACGCAAGACCAGACCCTCGGCTCCGGTCTCCTCGACCGTGGCGAACGAATCGGCCGCGGCGAGATCGTCGGTGGGATAGAGCCGGAAGGCGCACGTGCCCTGAAGTCGCTGCTCGCTCATAGGTGCATGGTGCCTGTTCTCGGGGCATGGTGGGGCCAGTCGTACGCTCACCCGCCTGCGACCCGACGACCGAAAGGATCCCCATGTCTCGCCGCTTCGCGCTCACTGTGGCCACCACTGGTTGCCTCGCACTGCCTCTGGTTCCCAGCGCCACGGCCGCCACCGCCGAGCCGCACTCGGCGCGCAACGCGGTGACGTTCTCGATCTCCATTCCAGCCTGGCAGCGCGTGAGCGGCTGCGTCGAGCATCCGTTCACCTACTCGGTCAGCGGCTTGGACACCTACCCCTTCTGGGATGTTCGGATCGCGGTGCAAAACACCGAAGGTGGTGGGGATGGGCAGGCCTTCTTCTACTCGCGACCTTCGTTGCCTCGCCCCCCGACCGGGACCAGCACCGTGTACCTGTGCTCAGGCGACGAGCCGGGCACCTACGCGGTCACCGGAACCATGACCTACCGCACGGAGGCCACCGGCAGCACGGACCTCGTGGCGAACCTGCCCGCCACCACCTTCGAGGTGCACAATGCGGCCACGACCACGCAGTTGAAGCTGAAGAAGGCGCGCCGGGGGAAGATCAAGTTGAGGGCCGCTTCGGCGATCGTGAGCAGCGGCGGGGAGAACAAGCCGTACGCGTCGGCGACGATCCGGGTGCAGTACCGCTACCACAAGATGTGGGTGAAGTTGCCGAAGGGCAACGGCAGCACGAACTATCGAGGCGAGTTCGCCAAGACCGTCAAACTGCCCAAGGGCGCCAAGAGGTTCCGCGCCGTCGTCAACTCGGGTGACTTCGTCGACGGGTCCACAAGCAAGGTCGTACGACTGCGCTGACGCTCAGCGCTGCTGGTCGCGCAGCACCCGCTGCGCGGCCATCTTGCCCGGAAGGTGACGTTCTTGATGGACGTCTGCGGCACCACCGGTCACTGGATTAGACCCCGGTGTCCCGGTAGCAACCCGACATGACAACTCGCGCCGCGACCCTGGTTGCCGCACTCGCCCTTCCGCGCTCGCTGTCCTGCATCAACGCCCCGGCTCACGCTGGACGACCACCGAACTGAAGGTTGACGGGGCCAACGCGACCGTGATCGACAGGATGTCGAAGCCCTCACCGTGAGTGGTGACAACAGTCAAGTGGTCGCCGCCAACCTGGGAACGGTGAAGATCACCAGCAGCAACGACACGCTGACTCGGTGGCAATACGAACGCGACGTTCACCGAGGGCGTGGGGCCGCTCACGGTCAAGAGTTCGAACAGCACGATCAAGGCGGCCAGTGCCGGCAGGGTCCTGCTGGACACCTCCAACGTCCAGCTCACCATCGTCGGCACGGCCCGCAAGACGGTGCTGAAGGGGTCCAACCACACCTTCATGGCACGCAGCGCCCCGCGCCTCATCATGGACGGCTCCAATCACCCGGCCAAGGTGAAGAAGGCGATCATGACCACCAGCAACGCCACGCTCTTCGCGACGCGCCTGCGGCTGCTGTTGAGATGCAGCGAACCTTTCAAGATGGGTCCAGTGTTCTTTCAACACTGGATGACTTGACATTCGCTTTGACGGTCAGTGCGGCTCACTTCTTCGTGCTCGTTGCCGTGCAGTGGCTGGGAGTAGTCGTGAGACGGCTGGATTCGCGCTTGAACGCTGACCTGGTCGTGACATCACTCTTCTAGCCGAATTGAGGATGAAGACGTCTCCTGATCGCCATCGCGCCAGAGCAGAACGGCGCATGGCATACTTGTGGCATGAGCCGCATACGTCTGAGCACCACAGTGGACGGAGATCTCCTGGAGAACGCCCGGAGGGTGTCGGGCAAACCGGACGCTGCGCTTGTGGACGAAGCGCTGACGGCGCTGTTGGCGAGCCACCGGGCGGCGGAGGTCGACGCCGCCTACGCCGCGTACGACGAACACCCACTCGACGAACCAGACGAGTGGGGCGACTTGGCATCATTCCGCAGCGCGGTCGCCGCTTCATGACAAACCAGCCCGCCCGCGGCGAGGTGTGGTGGTGCGAGCTGGCCGAGATCGGCCGTCGGCCAGTCGTCGTACTTTCTCGGGACGCTGCTATCCCACGCCTACGACGAGCGTTGATCGCTCCCTGCACGACCACCGTCCGTGGGATCCCGAGCGAGGTTTGTCTTGAGCCGGGCGATGACCCCGTTCCGCTGCGCTCAGCAGTCAATCTCGATTCGGTCGAGAGCGTGTCGACAGCGTTGCTCGTTGAACGACTCGGCCGGCTCGCCGATGCCCGCATGCGTGAGATCTGCTCCGCCCTGGCTGTCGCCGTCGACTGCACCTGAGACCAGACCGCCAGCAACGTCCAACGCGCGCTTCTGCCGCTGACCAAGTGTCGGTTCGCCCGTGGTCATAACCTCTGCGCATGAACAACGCACGGAACCTAATCGCACTTCGGGTGATGACGCCAGCCGACGTCCTCGAGGTCCTCGCCGTGCAGCAGCCGGGCGCCGCCCTCGGATTAGCGAAGGTCTTCCCCAGGACGAATTTCCCTTTCCACGAGAGGCCGTGGGACAGAGATGGCTTCAAGAGATCGACTCGCACGACATTGAGTGCCTCGTGATCGAACAGAGTTCGGCTGTGGTCGGGTTCGCCGCCATACGCGCAGAGGAGTTCATGCACTTCGGCATCGCGCGCGAACTCTGGGGCACGGGAGCCGCGCAGGCTGCCCATGACGCCATCCTTGACCAGATGCGGGCCAAGCACGTGCGAGGTGCTTGGTTACGAGTCTTCGCCGCGAACGAACGCGGTCGAAGGTTCTATGAGCGTCTGGGTTGGGCGCCCACTGGCGAGCGAAGCAACAGCACCTTTCCTCCTTACCCAGAGCTCCTGCGCTACGAGATAGACCTCGCGGGTGGAGAGCGGCCCAATCTAGCGACGCACTGATCTACTGCCGGAGGTCAGGCGACCTTGTCGCCATACCGCTGGCGAGCGGCTTCGCCGGTGGTTCCTACAAGCGAGCCGATCGCTGACCAGGGCATGCCGGACTTGCGAGCGGCACGCACGGCGTCGAGCAGGTGGCGCTCTGCCTCGGACCTCTCGGCGACAGCGGCTCGGAGCAGAGTGACGGCGTTGGCGTCGAGCTCGTCGTCGGGGTTTGGCTCGTAGTCCTCGAAACGCGCCGCGAGCTCATCGGCGTGCTGCAGGATCTCTTCAACTGTGCGCGGCATGGTCATCACCTCAGAAACTTCTCGCGGGCCCGCATGGCGTGAACGATGACGTGGGCCTGGTCGCCATCGACGTATCCGACTTCAAGAACGATCGCTGCCTGGTTCGGACCGACGATCCACGCCATGCCAGCACGCAAGCAGTTCTGGGACCTGCTGCCCTGACATGAACATCCGCTTCCGCCGCGAGCGGGTTACTTCCCGTAGCGGTAGCGGCAGGCGGCGATACGCACCTCGTCGCCCGTCGCCTTGTAGACCAATCGGTGCTCGTCGGTGATTCGCCGGGACCAGTAGCCGGCGAAGTCGTGCTTGAGAGGTTCAGGTTTGCCGATCCCCTCATTGCCGTTGCGCACAATGTCCTGGATGAGCGAGTTGATGCGCTTGCGCGTCTTGGGGTCCTGGGTTTGCCACCACAGGTAGTCCTCCCAGGCATTGGGGTCCCACACCAACCGCATCATCATTCAGCGTCGACGAGGTCGTGGACGTCCCCAGCCCCGCTCTCCAGGCGTTCCATCGCGTCGAGGAGTCGTCGTGCGTTCGCAGGTGAACGCATGAGGTAGGCGGTCTCTCTTAGGGACTCGAAGTCGGCCAACGAGACGATGACGACAGGGTCGTGACCAGCGCGTGTGATCACGACTTCCTCGCGGTCGTTGACCACCGAGTCCAGGACCTCGGCGTAACGAGCCCTGGAATCGGTGTAACTCATGGTCTTCATATCGAACCTTCGCTGACGTACAGAAAAGCGTACAGGTGGGAATGGGTTCGAACAACTCCCGCTCACGCCAGAGCGCGCCGAGTCAGCCTCCGAATCCGAAGAAGACGAGCAGTCGACGCTCGAACTCGACTAGAGCCGAGGACTCCAAGCTGCCGAGAACTGCGTGTGCGTTGGTCCGCCGCACGGTGGTGACCTTATCCACCATGAGGTAGGAGACCTGGCCCAAGCCGTTCGACTCGTTTGCAGCGACCGGGACCCGAAGGAGCGGCGCGTCGACGACGGTGGTGGTGAATGGACAGACGGTGAGTGCATCGGTGGCGTTGAACCGGTCGTCCTGAATCACGAGGGCCGGTCTGGGTTTGTTGGCGTAGACGCCACCCGCCACGGTGACGATGTCACCGCGCCTCACTCGGCCCAGTCCTCGGAGATTGCCTCTACGAAGTCCATGTCATCCGAGGTGCGTGAGGCGTCTGCCACCAATGCGGCCTGACGGTGGGCTTCGGCGGCAAACTCCGGCGAGCGCACGTCGGGCACCCAGATCTGCACGGGGCGCAGGCCCTGCGCACGCATCCGCGCCCGGTAGGCATTCACTCGCTCTCGAACAACTATGCGGAAACGTTACATGTAACACCGTCTTGGGCTCAAGCGGACATCCGGATCCGCTCTGGGCGACTTTGCACGTCGGCGCCAGTTGACGCGTTCTCGTCAAATTCCACCGCTTGGCACCGTGCACTCATCCCTGCGTGTCGACAGCTGCGCTGACGCTCAGCGCTGCTGGTCGCGCAGCACCCGCTGCGCGGCCATCTTGCCGGGCGAGCCGATCACACAGCCGCCCGGATGCGTGCCCGAACCGCACTGGTAGTAGCCGTCGATCGGGGTGGCGTACTGCGACCAACCCGGCGCTGGCCGGAAGAAGAACATCTGCGAGGCGAGGAACTCCCCGGCGAAGATGTTGCCCTCGGTCAGCCCGGTCTTGGCTTCGATGATGTCGGGGGTCACGACCTCACGCTGCAGCACCAGGTCGCCGAAGCCCGGGAAGTGCTCCTCCAGCACGGCTTGCGCCTTGTCGGCGAAGTTCTCCCGCTCGGCGTCCCAGGTGCTGCCCTTGAGTTCGTACGGCGAGTACTGCACGAAGCACGAGAGCACGTGCTTGCCCGGGGGTGCCATGTCGGGGTCGACGACGGACTGCAACGCGCCGTCGATGAAGGGACGCTCGGAGTACCAGCCGTACTTCGCGGCGTCGT of the Nocardioides sp. genome contains:
- a CDS encoding Txe/YoeB family addiction module toxin; this encodes MRLVWDPNAWEDYLWWQTQDPKTRKRINSLIQDIVRNGNEGIGKPEPLKHDFAGYWSRRITDEHRLVYKATGDEVRIAACRYRYGK
- a CDS encoding quinone-dependent dihydroorotate dehydrogenase; this encodes MTAYDRVFDRVFTPLDPERAHHLGFAAIRRAAPVLSRLPQPGAPVEAMGIVFPNRLGLAAGFDKNAVGIDALSGLGFGHVEIGTVTALPQQGNEKPRLFRLPADRAIVNRMGFNNDGAEAVARRLATRALRVHDPSTRVHDPAAVLGINIGKSKVVPEDDQAAVEADYEKSTGLLAPFADYLVVNVSSPNTPGLRSLQAVDRLGPLLASVRKRADQVTPSRVPLLVKIAPDLADEDVIEVAQLATDTHLDGIIATNTTISRDGLLTPEDEVARLGAGGLSGAPVRDRALAVLELLRQHVPEDLTLIGVGGISTPEDARVRLDAGATLVQAYSGFVYGGPLWARRIAGALR
- a CDS encoding antitoxin MazE family protein, with product MNAYRARMRAQGLRPVQIWVPDVRSPEFAAEAHRQAALVADASRTSDDMDFVEAISEDWAE
- a CDS encoding type II toxin-antitoxin system prevent-host-death family antitoxin, with the translated sequence MSYTDSRARYAEVLDSVVNDREEVVITRAGHDPVVIVSLADFESLRETAYLMRSPANARRLLDAMERLESGAGDVHDLVDAE
- the carB gene encoding carbamoyl-phosphate synthase large subunit, with amino-acid sequence MPKRTDIQSVLVIGSGPIVIGQACEFDYSGTQACRVLREEGLRVILVNSNPATIMTDPEFADATYIEPITPEFVEKVIAKERPDALLATLGGQTALNAAMALAKNGVLDKYGVELIGASIEAIDRGENRESFKRIVEDLGGEVAKSIICNGAGEPEGTPKAALEKVAFERTLAAAEELGYPVVVRPSFTMGGSGSGLAYDEADLRIIAGAGLAASPTTEVLLEESILGWKEYELEVMRDKADNVVIICSIENLDPMGVHTGDSITVAPAMTLTNREFQHLRDLSLGIIRAVGVDTGGCNIQFAVNPDDGRVVVIEMNPRVSRSSALASKATGFPIAKIAAKVAIGYTLDEIPNDITAETPASFEPTLDYVVVKVPRFAFEKFPGADPTLTTHMKSVGEAMAIGRNFTEALQKALRSLESKHAPFDWSHRHIDLDKAALLDEIKTPFDGRLRVVMDAIRAEATPEEIHEATGIDPWFVDQLCLINEVAQDLINAAELTPALLRHAKRHGFSDAQIGKMRDLPEAVVRGVRHALGIRPVFKTVDTCAAEFAARTPYHYSSYDEETEVTAREREAVIILGSGPNRIGQGIEFDYSCVHASLALSAAKGSSANGGQGYDTIMVNCNPETVSTDYDTSDRLYFEPLTLEDVLEVVHAEKLAGPIAGVICQLGGQTPLGLARGLEDAGVPIVGTSPHAIDLAEERGAFGRVLAEAGLNAPKHGMASSYEEARVIAAEIGYPVLVRPSYVLGGRGMEIVYDDDALSSYIQRATEVSPEHPVLVDRFVDDAVEIDVDALFDGEELYLAGVMEHIEEAGIHSGDSACALPPITLGAAEIARIREATEAIARGVGVRGLLNIQFALGSDVLYVLEANPRASRTVPFVSKATAIPLAKAAARVMLGESIKALRAEGLLAAEGDGGTLPADAPIAVKEAVMPFNRFRTPDGKTVDTVLGPEMRSTGEVMGFDAIFGTAFAKSQTASYGSLPTSGRVFVSMANRDKRTMIFPIKRLHDLGFEVLATLGTAEVLRRNGIPAREVRKHYEGLGPSGEPTTIELIRDGEVDLVVNTPHGSAPRGGSGGSPRADGYEIRTASIQANIPCITTVQGLAAAVQGIEAAISGDIGVRSLQDWASQ
- a CDS encoding type II toxin-antitoxin system PemK/MazF family toxin: MRRGDIVTVAGGVYANKPRPALVIQDDRFNATDALTVCPFTTTVVDAPLLRVPVAANESNGLGQVSYLMVDKVTTVRRTNAHAVLGSLESSALVEFERRLLVFFGFGG
- a CDS encoding GNAT family N-acetyltransferase — translated: MVITSAHEQRTEPNRTSGDDASRRPRGPRRAAAGRRPRISEGLPQDEFPFPREAVGQRWLQEIDSHDIECLVIEQSSAVVGFAAIRAEEFMHFGIARELWGTGAAQAAHDAILDQMRAKHVRGAWLRVFAANERGRRFYERLGWAPTGERSNSTFPPYPELLRYEIDLAGGERPNLATH